The following coding sequences are from one Mycobacteriales bacterium window:
- a CDS encoding enoyl-CoA hydratase-related protein — protein MHEFTDVTYEVQDGLAWITINRPERYNSFRARTVDELVLAFKRAWVSDEVGVIALTGAGDKA, from the coding sequence ATGCACGAATTCACCGACGTGACCTACGAGGTCCAGGACGGCCTAGCCTGGATCACCATCAACCGCCCGGAGCGCTACAACTCCTTCCGCGCGCGCACGGTCGACGAGCTCGTGTTGGCATTCAAGCGGGCCTGGGTCAGCGACGAGGTCGGCGTCATTGCCCTCACCGGCGCGGGCGACAAGGCAT